A stretch of the Malus sylvestris chromosome 10, drMalSylv7.2, whole genome shotgun sequence genome encodes the following:
- the LOC126584387 gene encoding interactor of constitutive active ROPs 1-like, translating to MTRGVPPHAPIILKNLSILLGKHKEGIKQVFICIWNVHFVKCNYIRLFSNFRAKQFQLQTNCIKLKFWLVKVERSETDQVEDETKQVDKSDEATSILEAEKLSALPDLALKNDEIDMLRAELEEKAKQLEVSGEESQGIKNQLNEAALNILSAQVKEKEISLKLNQLEEELEVSKGNAGQLNEKLQAMERAKEALEAEMKKMRVQTEQWRKAADVVAAVLAGGVEMNGRVIEPSTGGYIGFVGSPADDLDDGFGSGKRKGSGKKMFGDLWKKKGQR from the exons atgacacgtggtgtaccacctcaTGCGCCgatcatactgaaaaatctctcaatttTGTTGGGCAAACACAAGGAAGGCATCAAGCAAG TTTTCATATGCATCTGGAATGTCCATTTTGTTAAATGCAACTACATAAGGCTTTTCAGCAATTTCAGGGCTAAACAGTTCCAACTCCAGACGAACTGCATCAAACTCAAATTCTGGCTTGTGAAGGTTGAACGTAGTGAGACTGATCAGGTGGAAGATGAAACCAAACAAGTTGATAAATCAGATGAAGCAACATCGATTTTGGAAGCAGAGAAACTTTCAGCCTTACCTGACCTAGCTTTGAAGAATGATGAGATAGACATGCTAAGAGCTGAGTTGGAAGAGAAGGCAAAGCAATTAGAAGTGTCTGGTGAAGAAAGTCAGGGTATAAAGAATCAACTAAACGAAGCGGCCTTAAATATTTTATCTGCCCAAgtaaaggaaaaggaaatatcCTTGAAGTTAAATCAGCTTGAAGAAGAGCTGGAAGTAAGTAAGGGAAATGCAGGTCAGTTGAATGAGAAGTTGCAAGCAATGGAAAGAGCAAAGGAAGCACTGGAAGcggagatgaagaagatgagagtGCAGACAGAGCAGTGGAGAAAGGCAGCAGATGTTGTTGCTGCTGTACTTGCCGGAGGTGTGGAGATGAATGGTAGAGTAATTGAGCCATCAACTGGTGGCTACATCGGCTTTGTGGGGTCACCGGCTGATGACTTGGATGATGGATTCGGTAGTGGTAAAAGAAAGGGCTCTGGCAAAAAAATGTTTGGTGACTTGTGGAAAAAGAAAGGCCAAAGATAG
- the LOC126584389 gene encoding uncharacterized protein LOC126584389 has protein sequence MEAQRKGSKFSKIDVFADVYVRPKNELTKSLHATMVEKSQSVLQESVSQLPSNTLIESMDPPEDAGFHIVTEMLDQTFGRRLGTYCRGMGNARWPESGASSSSQLKGQVTTLTQEVNGLRSALASYKSQMLMLVQALSSSGIRLPGFFAPSPSEPFHTEQAHQLGLSTSDPIPNQQQYYQAPPNDMPIDFSAFFFIDLDQLLTLVKFEFLFLLLADKSES, from the exons ATGGAGGCACAACGGAAG GGTTCAAAATTTTCGAAGATCGACGTCTTTGCTGACGTTTATGTTCGGCCTAAGAATGAGTTGACCAAGTCCCTGCAT GCGACTATGGTGGAGAAGAGTCAGTCGGTGCTTCAGGAGTCCGTCTCCCAGCTTCCCTCAAACACGCTGATTGAGTCTATGGATCCCCCTGAAGATGCAGGGTTTCACATCGTGACAGAGATGTTGGACCAGACTTTCGGTCGGAGGCTAGGGACATATTGTCGGGGGATGGGAAATGCCAGGTGGCCGGAGAGTGGAGCCTCGTCATCCTCGCAGTTAAAGGGCCAGGTTACGACTTTGACGCAAGAAGTCAATGGCTTGAGGAGTGCGCTAGCATCGTACAAGTCTCAAATGTTAATGCTTGTACAAGCCCTCAGTTCCTCCGGAATACGTCTCCCCGGATTTTTTGCACCATCCCCCTCAGAGCCCTTCCACACCGAGCAAGCACATCAATTAGGCCTGTCGACCTCTGACCCTATACCCAACCAGCAGCAATATTACCAAGCACCTCCGAACGACATGCCTATAGATTTTTCCGCcttttttttcata GATTTGGATCAACTTTTGACTCTTGTAAAATTcgagtttcttttcctcctccTTGCAGATAAATCTGAGAGCTGA